TTGATGAGCAAATGTCCACAAACGTTTGAGGAAACGATGCGCACCTTCTACTGCAGTGTCAGACCATTCTAAAGACTGCTCAGGAGGGGCGGCAAACATAACGAATAGACGAGCTGTATCTGCCCCATAAGTAGTTATCAAATGATTTGGGTCGACTACATTCCCGACAGACTTGGACATTTTATGTCCGTCTTTTAGAACCATGCCCTGTGTTAAGAGTGCCTTAAAAGGTTCATCGGAGTTTACCAAACCCTCATCGCGCATCAGCTTGTGAAAAAAGCGTGCGTAAAGCAAATGCATGACGGCATGTTCGATTCCACCGATATACTGATCGACAGGTGTCCAATATTTTGCTCTGTCATCAAGCATTGCATTTTCCTGACCTTTACATGCAAAGCGTGCATAGTACCAGGATGATTCAACAAACGTATCGAAAGTATCCGTTTCACGGCTTGCATCCTGACCGCATTTCGGACATGAGACGTTCACAAACTCATTACATTGTGCAAGAGGGGAGCCAGCACCTGTAATCTGAACATTTTCAGGTAGTACTACTGGGAGTTCTTCATCGGGAACAGGCACCAAACCACATTGTTCACATAAAATCATGGGTATAGGTGTGCCCCAGTAACGTTGTCGTGATACACCCCAATCACGAAGACGATAATTAATAGTGGCTTTACCTGCTTCATGCTCTTCAAGATAGTTGGTAATGTCTTCAATGGCTTGCGATGAATGTAATTTATCAAATTGATGTGAGTTTATCAGAGAGCCTTCACCGGTATAGGCTGACTGGCCTAAATCGTGTTTAAATTCATTTTCAGGTTTAATTACTTCAACAATGGGCAAATTATATTTTTTAGCGAACTCCCAGTCTCTTTGATCGTGAGCGGGAACTGCCATAACTGCTCCGGAACCATATTGCATCAATACAAAATTTGCAGCCCATATGGGTAGCTCTTTACCGGTTATGGGGTGAATTGCGCTCATGCCTGTTGCAATGCCACGTTTTTCCATCGTAGCCAGTTCTGCTTCAGCCATTTTGGTGCCCTGACAACTGTCAAGGAATGCTTTTACTTCTGGATTATTAGCTGCAGCTTCTTTTGCTATAGGGTGATCAGTAGCAACAGCAAGATACGTTGCCCCCATAAGTGTGTCAGGTCGAGTAGTATAAACTTTTACCCGTTTAGGGTAATTGTTCACACTAAAATAGATTTCAGTACCGATAGATCGACCAATCCAATTGCGCTGCATTTGTTTTACTTGGGCTGGCCACTCATCGAGGGTATCCAGGGAGTTGAGAAGCTCATCTGCATAAGAGGTTATTTTAATGAACCATTGTGAAATTTCTTTTCTCTCTACCAGAGCACCAGACCGCCATCCGCGGCCATCAACCACCTGTTCATTGGCTAAAACAGTTTGATCGATTGGATCCCAATTAACTACAGCATTTTTCTTGTAAACCAGACCTTTTTCAAATAATCGGATAAAAAACCATTGTTCCCAACGGTAGTACTCAGGGTCGCAAGTCGCGATTTCACGCTTCCAGTCATAAGCATTGCCCAGGCGTAAAAACTGTTCTTTCATTGCGGCTATATTTTTTCTGGTCCACTCAGCTGGTGGTATTCCATTTTTGATAGCGGCATTCTCAGCGGGTAAGCCGAAAGCATCCCAACCTATGGGCTGAAGAACATTTTTTCCTAAAGCGCGTTGATAGCGGGAGATAACATCTCCAAGAGTGTAGTTACGAACATGTCCCATATGTAAGGTTCCACTGGGGTAGGGGAACATAGATAAACAATAAAATTTTTCTTTGTTTAAATCTTCAGTAACATTAAATGACTGTTTTTTATGCCAATATTGCTGGGCTTGTTCTTCAACCTCTTGGGGTTTATAGGTATTATCCATAGTCCAATTAATCAAGTGACGGTGAAGCGCTAGGATAACTCCTCTTGTCCTCGCCAGCAATAGCTTATTTCTTTCTGCGTTGGCGAAGCTGCAAAATAAGTATATAAAATACAATAAATGAGCAGAAAATTAGCACTGGATAGTCATACCAAAATACCCATGGTGTAATTCCTTCAGCAGGGAAAATTTCCCCTTCTAAAATTCCAGAGCTAAATGGAGGTAATCCTGCAATTATGTCACCATTATTATTTATGATAGAGGACAAACCATCATTATTTACAACAATCTGGAATCGTCCAGTGAGCAACGAAAGAATCTGTGCCATTTGAAGTTGTTGATAACTGGCTAAAGAGCGTCCAAACCAGCCATTATCACTGATTGAAACAATCCATCGAGCCAGAGGCAGCTGAAGTCTTAGCAGATTAGGA
The sequence above is drawn from the Legionella antarctica genome and encodes:
- the leuS gene encoding leucine--tRNA ligase, whose amino-acid sequence is MDNTYKPQEVEEQAQQYWHKKQSFNVTEDLNKEKFYCLSMFPYPSGTLHMGHVRNYTLGDVISRYQRALGKNVLQPIGWDAFGLPAENAAIKNGIPPAEWTRKNIAAMKEQFLRLGNAYDWKREIATCDPEYYRWEQWFFIRLFEKGLVYKKNAVVNWDPIDQTVLANEQVVDGRGWRSGALVERKEISQWFIKITSYADELLNSLDTLDEWPAQVKQMQRNWIGRSIGTEIYFSVNNYPKRVKVYTTRPDTLMGATYLAVATDHPIAKEAAANNPEVKAFLDSCQGTKMAEAELATMEKRGIATGMSAIHPITGKELPIWAANFVLMQYGSGAVMAVPAHDQRDWEFAKKYNLPIVEVIKPENEFKHDLGQSAYTGEGSLINSHQFDKLHSSQAIEDITNYLEEHEAGKATINYRLRDWGVSRQRYWGTPIPMILCEQCGLVPVPDEELPVVLPENVQITGAGSPLAQCNEFVNVSCPKCGQDASRETDTFDTFVESSWYYARFACKGQENAMLDDRAKYWTPVDQYIGGIEHAVMHLLYARFFHKLMRDEGLVNSDEPFKALLTQGMVLKDGHKMSKSVGNVVDPNHLITTYGADTARLFVMFAAPPEQSLEWSDTAVEGAHRFLKRLWTFAHQHLNMLIDINDIILSGNGHVDWQNAESRLKKSRHIVHQILAQATNDYERNQFNTVVSGCMKLFNEISGYSIETEEDKFFVHSGMSIILRLLAPITPHICHYLWQQLGFEKAIIDAPWPRVDKGALKTDEADFVVQVNGKLRAQFTASVDTAEEVLIETAKQHVQDFIIDKTIKKSIVVAHRQLINLVVG